Proteins co-encoded in one Hyalangium ruber genomic window:
- a CDS encoding ATP-binding protein has product MGEVFPGEECAARAGPWGPSGGAPRRQGRAMPPTGTVALVFTDVQGATRLWERCPESMRDALEVHDAVLRALLDRGTGYEVKTQGGAFMLAFASPVEAVRWCLEAQEALLRAPWPEDLLSQPEAAEEWGPLGLLHRGLRVCMGVHMGEPECRIDERTGRADYFGRMVNAASRVAGAGHGGQVLVSGAAWARVAPEAEALGRPAVRPLGTFRLRGLESAVPLVEVLPSSLSERRFGAPRAPRERQGNVPAAQHELIGRATELETLRRWLREDTRVITLLGPGGMGKTRLATHLGGLELEACAWEGGVWLCELAEATTEDALCHAVAQALGVSLTRDGEVSEPVERLGLALNECGEALIILDNMEQATRPGAQLLERWMVLAPRARFLVTSRQELCLPGERLLELGPLPLPAPGETRLEEIARSEAVRLFVERTREVRGGFELTAEEAPRVVDIVRQLDGVALAIELAAARTGVLGVGQLRDRLSRRFELLRSGRRDASARQATLRGAIDWSWNLLEPAERDALAQCSVFRGGFTLEAAEAVVALPPGPLDVLDVIYSLRCKSLLRTQETDGPAEECRLGMYESVRQYAADRLPELGNAAELVARHADWYLALARGLRERAPREGVTEAHRRLARERENLLAVCDHALAVKPATSRSVAVALEALEALEPDIVARGPLSLLLTRLDQALELASAVALEPSRLASAWAVRGRAHLEAGNLDEARQDLEQARAALHGLGAVAGEKRVLVDLSIVARQQGDVAGAWELVQQAQGLPSGGDRWLEAYAVGHLGLVEQARKGAGAAIPHLRAARELFRAVGDVALEVGFTTHCAVAIGETGRLREGKALVEEAMTRAASVGDRAGHTLARLHLGCLLLEEGKASEAREHLTAAVRMGRQLGVRLLEGTAMGELGRAELALGDLAEARHWLAEAISVLDGVARWHALRFAAHRAAVDATLGDASAAIASFEALEEAPETSRCPVLRGLTTLLKTAADLALAEAASKGGEDARHAREAARRCVETFHGMPGEAFSSDMRGALRFLERLLSRGPELRG; this is encoded by the coding sequence ATGGGTGAAGTCTTCCCAGGAGAGGAGTGTGCCGCGAGGGCGGGCCCGTGGGGGCCGAGCGGCGGCGCGCCACGGCGCCAGGGCCGTGCCATGCCTCCGACAGGGACGGTGGCGCTGGTCTTCACGGATGTGCAGGGCGCCACCCGGCTGTGGGAGCGCTGCCCCGAGAGCATGCGGGACGCGCTGGAGGTCCACGACGCGGTCCTGCGCGCGCTGCTGGATCGCGGCACGGGCTATGAGGTGAAGACGCAGGGCGGGGCCTTCATGCTCGCCTTCGCCTCTCCGGTGGAGGCGGTGCGCTGGTGCCTGGAGGCGCAGGAGGCGCTGCTGCGGGCGCCCTGGCCCGAGGACCTGCTCTCGCAGCCGGAGGCGGCGGAGGAGTGGGGGCCGCTGGGACTCCTGCACCGGGGCCTGCGGGTGTGCATGGGCGTGCATATGGGCGAGCCCGAGTGCCGCATCGATGAGCGCACGGGCCGGGCGGACTACTTCGGCCGCATGGTGAACGCGGCCTCGCGGGTGGCGGGGGCGGGGCACGGCGGGCAGGTGCTGGTGAGCGGCGCGGCGTGGGCCCGGGTGGCGCCCGAGGCCGAGGCGCTGGGCAGGCCCGCGGTGCGTCCGCTGGGCACCTTTCGGCTCCGGGGCCTGGAGAGCGCCGTCCCGCTGGTAGAGGTGCTGCCCTCCTCGCTGTCCGAGCGCCGCTTCGGCGCGCCTCGGGCACCCCGGGAGCGCCAGGGCAACGTGCCGGCTGCGCAGCATGAGCTGATCGGCCGGGCCACGGAGCTGGAGACGCTGCGGCGCTGGCTGCGCGAGGACACCCGCGTCATCACCCTGCTGGGGCCGGGGGGGATGGGCAAGACGCGGCTGGCCACCCACCTGGGCGGGCTGGAACTGGAGGCGTGCGCCTGGGAGGGCGGGGTGTGGCTGTGCGAGCTGGCGGAGGCGACGACGGAGGACGCCCTCTGCCATGCGGTGGCGCAGGCGCTGGGCGTGTCGCTGACGCGAGACGGAGAGGTGAGCGAGCCGGTGGAGCGGCTGGGCCTGGCGCTCAACGAGTGCGGCGAGGCGCTCATCATCCTCGACAACATGGAGCAGGCCACGCGGCCCGGGGCACAGTTGCTGGAGCGGTGGATGGTGCTGGCCCCGCGTGCCCGGTTCCTCGTCACCTCCCGGCAGGAGCTGTGCCTGCCCGGAGAGCGCCTGCTGGAGCTGGGGCCGCTGCCGCTGCCGGCGCCGGGGGAGACGCGACTGGAGGAGATCGCCCGCTCGGAGGCGGTGCGCCTGTTCGTCGAGCGGACGCGCGAGGTGCGCGGGGGCTTCGAGCTGACGGCGGAGGAGGCGCCGCGTGTGGTGGACATCGTCCGCCAGCTGGACGGTGTGGCCCTGGCGATCGAGTTGGCCGCGGCGCGCACGGGCGTGCTGGGCGTGGGGCAGCTGCGCGACAGGCTCTCTCGTCGCTTCGAGCTGCTGCGCAGCGGGCGCAGGGATGCCTCGGCGCGGCAGGCCACGCTTCGGGGAGCTATTGACTGGTCCTGGAACCTGCTCGAGCCGGCGGAGCGGGACGCGCTGGCGCAGTGCTCGGTGTTCCGGGGTGGCTTCACGCTGGAGGCGGCGGAGGCGGTGGTGGCATTGCCCCCCGGGCCGCTGGATGTGCTGGACGTCATCTACTCGCTGCGGTGCAAGTCGCTGCTGCGGACGCAGGAGACGGACGGGCCGGCCGAGGAGTGCCGGCTGGGGATGTACGAGAGCGTGCGGCAGTACGCCGCCGACAGGCTGCCGGAGCTGGGCAACGCGGCGGAGTTGGTGGCTCGCCACGCGGACTGGTACCTGGCCCTCGCGCGGGGCCTGCGGGAGCGTGCGCCGCGAGAGGGCGTCACCGAGGCGCATCGCCGACTGGCGCGCGAGCGGGAGAACCTGCTGGCCGTCTGTGACCACGCGCTCGCCGTGAAGCCCGCCACGTCCCGCTCCGTGGCCGTGGCGCTGGAAGCGCTGGAGGCGCTGGAGCCGGACATCGTCGCCCGGGGACCCTTGAGCCTGCTGCTCACCCGGCTGGACCAGGCGCTCGAGCTGGCGAGTGCCGTGGCGCTGGAGCCCTCGCGCCTGGCCTCGGCCTGGGCGGTGCGGGGCCGGGCGCACCTGGAGGCGGGCAACCTGGACGAGGCGCGCCAGGACCTGGAGCAGGCCCGCGCCGCGCTGCATGGGCTGGGAGCGGTGGCAGGGGAGAAGCGGGTGCTGGTGGACCTCTCCATCGTGGCCCGCCAGCAGGGCGATGTGGCGGGAGCGTGGGAGCTCGTCCAGCAGGCGCAGGGTTTGCCCTCGGGAGGCGACCGCTGGCTGGAGGCGTACGCGGTGGGCCACCTGGGGCTCGTGGAGCAGGCGCGCAAGGGCGCGGGCGCCGCGATTCCCCACCTGCGCGCCGCGCGGGAGCTGTTCCGGGCAGTGGGCGATGTGGCGCTCGAGGTGGGCTTCACCACCCACTGCGCCGTGGCGATTGGAGAGACGGGCCGCCTGCGCGAGGGCAAGGCGCTGGTGGAGGAGGCGATGACGCGCGCCGCCAGCGTGGGAGACCGCGCGGGGCACACGCTGGCGCGGCTGCACCTGGGGTGCCTGCTGTTGGAGGAGGGCAAGGCCTCGGAGGCGCGCGAGCACCTGACGGCGGCGGTGCGGATGGGGCGCCAGCTCGGCGTGCGCCTGCTGGAGGGCACGGCGATGGGCGAGCTGGGCCGCGCGGAGCTGGCCCTGGGAGACCTGGCCGAGGCGAGGCACTGGCTGGCCGAGGCGATCTCCGTGCTGGACGGCGTGGCGCGCTGGCACGCGCTGCGCTTCGCCGCGCACAGGGCCGCGGTGGATGCGACGCTGGGAGATGCGAGCGCGGCCATCGCGAGCTTCGAGGCCCTGGAAGAGGCGCCCGAGACGAGCAGGTGCCCGGTGCTGCGCGGGCTCACCACGCTGCTGAAGACAGCGGCGGACCTGGCCCTGGCCGAGGCGGCCTCGAAGGGAGGGGAGGATGCGCGGCATGCTCGGGAAGCGGCGCGGCGCTGCGTGGAGACGTTCCACGGCATGCCCGGGGAGGCGTTCTCCTCGGATATGCGCGGGGCGCTGCGCTTCCTGGAGCGGCTGCTGTCTCGGGGACCCGAACTCCGCGGCTGA